CACAGTCTTGAATGTTGCGTAAATGTTTAAGACAATAGCCAAAGCAATAGCTGCTTCTGCAGCTGCCAAAACAATCACAAACACACTGAACACCACGCCATTCATTGTTCCTGTGTACTTAGAAAACGCAATAAGATTGAGATTTGCGGCATTCAGAATTAACTCTACACCCATTAACACCACAACGGCGTTCTTACGGGTCATAATTCCGAACAAACCAAGCGAAAAAAGTATCGCAGAAAGCGTTAGGTAATGATTTAAACCGATTTCAGGTAACATTGAATCTCCTTTGAATTAATTTGACTTAGTTTGCCTTTTCAGGTAGTTCTTTATGTGAAGCTCTTGCAATGTAGGCCGCTCCCAAAAGAGCGACGAGCAAAACAATCGAGACAATTTCAAACGGAAGGATGTAGTTGGTCATAAATTGGTATCCTAATGGCTCAACCACTGTGCCGGAAAGCAGAGTCGATGATTCTACCCATTTGACGCGGAAGAAAAATGTGTATAAAATAACGCCCAAAACAGAAAACATGACGATAAGACCGGGCACAAAATTGAAAACATCGGTTTTTAATTGGTCTTGGGTAATTTTATTGGTGAGCATCACACCAAAAAGAAGGAGAACTAATATACCGCCAACATAAACCACCACTTGTGTCACAGCAATAAAATCCGCACTGAGAAAAACGTACATCGCAGCAACGCCAAAAAGCGTGAATAAGAGTGAAAAGGCGGAATAGATAATATTCCTCGAGAAAACCACCAAACTGGCAGAAATCACAATGATGGCGAAGAAGAGGTAAAAAATTGCTTGATAAGTAAAGTTTTGCATGATCGTCAGTTATTCCTGAAAGATTTTCAAATTGAATATTTCCGATTATTCGGGCTTTGGAGTTTAATCTTCATTTTCAGCAGCTTTTTTTGCAGCAAGTTTTGCGGCCATCATCGGCGATATTTTTTTTGCCGGTGCGGCTTCTCCACCATCGCTTGGTTTGGATTCGCTCGTTGGTGCTGCTTCAGACTTTGGAGTGTCACCTGATTCAGTAGCTTTTTTCGCAGCAAGTTTCGCGGCCATCATTGGTGAAAGTTTCTTTTCAGGAGCCGCATTTCCTTGAGAATCCGTAGCATTTGAAGTTGATGCAGAACCTTCTACAGGATCGGTGGCTTTTTTAGCGGCTGCCATTTTAGCAGCCATCATTGGCGGAAGTTTCTTAGCCGTCGATTCTGCAACAGGAGCCTCTTGAGTGGCTGCTTCAGAGGAAATCGGAGAATCCGACGACTTTGAAACGGGAGCAGCCTTCGGAGTTACCGCCGGCTTTGCTGGAGCAGCAGCTTTTTTTGCCGCTTGTTCAGCATCATAGGCAGTTAATTTGGCTTTTTTTGCTTCAGCCAATTCATTGGTCATTGTTCCGAAGTGGTAAATAAAATTACTTCGGTCATATTCAGAGAAATCATGAACAGGGGTCATTGTTAAGCACTCGGTCGGGCAAGGATAGGTACAAAGACCACAGTACATACACTTTGCCATATCAATATCAAAAACAGGCAACCACAGTTTCTTTTTTGTTCCATCTGAACAAAGCCCGAGTTCCTCAATATCATCAGGTGTAGCCTTAAAAGAATCAATTGTAATGCATTGAACCGGGCAAGCACGGGCACACTGATTACAAGCTATACAGTCATCTCCGTCATTATGAAGCCGATACCTTGCAAATGATGGTGTAGGAATGGTTTCACTCGGATATTGGAGAGAAACAAGCCCACTTTGTTGAGCAAAGTAGTTATCTTCAGAAATACCCGCTTCTCCTTTTCGATTCGTGGCATTTGCGAAATGCTTAAGGGTAATTCCTAAACCTCCAATTACAGATGTTACGCCTCGAGAGAGGGTTTCAAAGTATCTGCTCATAAAAGTTGATTAAAAGTTATTGAGTAATAAATTTCTAAAATGAACTTTTCCGATTCTGTTTTTAATTGCTTTTATCCTCTGACATAAAGTTCCCAAACCGCTGTACCGATAAAGGCAAGGAACCCGAAAGGAACCAAAACACGCCAACAGAGATACATTAATTGATCAACACGAAAACGAGGTAATGTCCATCGAACCCACATCATCACAAAAATCCAGAAAAAAGCCTTAAAAATAATCCAAAAAACGCCCCATATCGGGCCATTTGTTAATGCATTAAGTTCAAGCCCAGCAATATTCGGGAGTGGTGAATTCCATCCACCCAAAAAGAGCACGCAAATCGTTACACTTGTCATAAACATGCTTGCATACTCTGCCAAAAAAATCATCGCAAATTTCATTCCGCCATATTCCGTGAAGTATCCTGAAACCAATTCAGATTCTGCTTCAGGGATGTCGAATGGTGCACGGTTACACTCTGCAAGTGACGCAATAAAAAGTATAATCATTGCAACCCAAGCGAAAGGCGATTGAAATATGGCAAAGTGAACGATTCCCAATGGACCAGATTGAGAAGTTGTAATGCCTTGCATTGAGAGCGTTCCCGCCATCATCACGCCGCATAAAATGGCTATTGCTGCAGGAATTTCATAACTCACAACTTGTGCCACACTTCGTACAGCGCCGAATAGCGACCATTTGTTATTTGAACCCCACCCGCATGCCAATATTCCAACCACCTCAACAGAAACAATCGAAACCGCATAAAAAACACCTACATTCAAATCTGCTGCAATGAACTCACTGCTAAAAGGGAGAACCGCATAAGCAGAAAAAGCCCCAACAAAAACGACCAAAGGTCCCAAGACAAATAAAGTCCTATCGGCCGCTGTTGGCAGAATATCTTCCTTTTGAATCAACTTTAAAATATCGGCGATTGTTTGTAACAATCCCCACTTACCGGTTTCATTCGGTCCAATCCGGTCTTGCATAAAAGCTGACACTTTTCTCTCTCCATAAACCCCGGCGTAGAGTGCATAAACGGCAATAAAAACGAGAGGTATTGCCGGTATGGCGATAAGCCCAAGAAAACTTAAGGAAACACCGGAAATTTCTAAATTTTCCAAAGCCTTAACCCAAGTATTTTGGGTGTTTGCGAGTGCTGGCGCGCTATCTAAAATGTAAAGTGAATTCATCGGTATTTGTAAAAATTACAGTCTATTTGGTTAGCGATCGATATCTCCTAAAACAATATCAACACTGCCTAAAATGGCAACCACATCCGAAATCAAATTTCCTTGTGCAAGTTCAGGGAAAACAGAAAGATTAGTAAAACTGGCGGCACGCGCTTTGCATCGGTAAGGTTTTGTATTCTTACCATCAGAAACAATATAATATCCCATTTCACCGCGAGGATTTTCCGCTCGAGCATACACTTCGCCTTCAGGTGGTTTCACACGCTTTGGAACTGCGGCTTGCGGATCAAAAACCGGAACTTCGGGCATTTTATCCAAGCATTGTTCAATAATGTTCACACTTTCATGTAATTCCTTGCAACGAACCAAATGACGTGAGTAACAATCACCAATGATTCCATCCGTCTCTTTTGGATTAGGGGTAATAATTTTGAAATCAAGTTCTGGATAAACGGAATAAGGATCATTTTTTCTTAAATCCCATTCTACCCCAGAACCGCGAAGCATTGGACCGGAACAGCCATAATTAATCGCTACATTCGCCGGTAGATTACCGATATTTTGAGTTCTTTTGATGAAAAGTTCATTTTCAGTAAGAAGTGAATAAAGTTCATTGATCTGTGGACGATAATACTTGACAAATTCACCAACACGCTCTTTAAATTTTTTCGGAAAATCGTGGGAAACACCGCCAACCCAAATGTAATTGTAAAGCATTCTTGCCCCGCAAAGCCATTCAAGAAGGTTTAGGATGTGCTCCCGGTCTCTCATTGCATGTAGAAACGGAGTAAATGCACCAATATCAAGACCGTAGGTTGTAATACCAATAATGTGAGATGCAATTCGATTTAATTCCCCAACAATGACTCTCATAAATTCCACTCGGCGTGGCACTTCAATATTCAAGAGCTTTTCAACCCCTAAACATAAAGCCCATTCATTATTCATAGCTGCTAAATAGTCCATTCGATCGGTATAGGGAAGAATCTGGGGGTAATCAAGGGCTTCAGCGTGCTTTTCAAAACAGCGATGTAAGTATCCCATATGAGGTGTGGCTCTTACGACCACTTCCCCGTCAGTTACAAGTTCAATTCTCAGAACACCGTGAGTTGAAGGATGCTGAGGACCCATATTGAGAGTCATCAGGTCTGTATCAATTTCTTTTTCAAGTGTATAATTATTCAGTCCGGTTTGAGTTAAACGAACTGCGGCGTTGCCATTGAGGACTTCTGCCATAAATGCTCTTCAAATTTAATGATTCAAACAATAAGCCAAACTGCAATACAAATGGATAACTACAATTCCATCACCAATCAAAATGGAACTTTGATTCCGTGATACGTTTCTTGTGTTTTATAATCTTTTCTGAGAGGATGACCTTCCCAATCATCCGGGCAAAGAATTCTGCGAAGGTCGGGGTGAGCAGTATATTCGATTCCTAACAAATCAAAAGCTTCTCTCTCATGCCATTCAGCCGTTTTCCAAATTTCAGCAACGGAAGGAATTTTCGGGTTATCGTAAGGTACAATAACCTTGACGGTAATTTTGTGATAATGAATTCCTAACGATTGAAAATTATAAATCGAAGAAAGTTGTGATTCCTTCGCACCCAAATCTACTCCTGTAATGCAGGAGAGATAGTTGAATTGTAATCGAGAGTCTTCACGCATGAAGTAGGCAATGGCTTGCCAAGCGTCAACATCTTTGACAACAAAGAAAGGC
This DNA window, taken from Chloroherpetonaceae bacterium, encodes the following:
- the nuoK gene encoding NADH-quinone oxidoreductase subunit NuoK → MLPEIGLNHYLTLSAILFSLGLFGIMTRKNAVVVLMGVELILNAANLNLIAFSKYTGTMNGVVFSVFVIVLAAAEAAIALAIVLNIYATFKTVDLSEIDTMRE
- a CDS encoding NADH-quinone oxidoreductase subunit J, coding for MQNFTYQAIFYLFFAIIVISASLVVFSRNIIYSAFSLLFTLFGVAAMYVFLSADFIAVTQVVVYVGGILVLLLFGVMLTNKITQDQLKTDVFNFVPGLIVMFSVLGVILYTFFFRVKWVESSTLLSGTVVEPLGYQFMTNYILPFEIVSIVLLVALLGAAYIARASHKELPEKAN
- a CDS encoding NADH-quinone oxidoreductase subunit I, producing MSRYFETLSRGVTSVIGGLGITLKHFANATNRKGEAGISEDNYFAQQSGLVSLQYPSETIPTPSFARYRLHNDGDDCIACNQCARACPVQCITIDSFKATPDDIEELGLCSDGTKKKLWLPVFDIDMAKCMYCGLCTYPCPTECLTMTPVHDFSEYDRSNFIYHFGTMTNELAEAKKAKLTAYDAEQAAKKAAAPAKPAVTPKAAPVSKSSDSPISSEAATQEAPVAESTAKKLPPMMAAKMAAAKKATDPVEGSASTSNATDSQGNAAPEKKLSPMMAAKLAAKKATESGDTPKSEAAPTSESKPSDGGEAAPAKKISPMMAAKLAAKKAAENED
- the nuoH gene encoding NADH-quinone oxidoreductase subunit NuoH, encoding MNSLYILDSAPALANTQNTWVKALENLEISGVSLSFLGLIAIPAIPLVFIAVYALYAGVYGERKVSAFMQDRIGPNETGKWGLLQTIADILKLIQKEDILPTAADRTLFVLGPLVVFVGAFSAYAVLPFSSEFIAADLNVGVFYAVSIVSVEVVGILACGWGSNNKWSLFGAVRSVAQVVSYEIPAAIAILCGVMMAGTLSMQGITTSQSGPLGIVHFAIFQSPFAWVAMIILFIASLAECNRAPFDIPEAESELVSGYFTEYGGMKFAMIFLAEYASMFMTSVTICVLFLGGWNSPLPNIAGLELNALTNGPIWGVFWIIFKAFFWIFVMMWVRWTLPRFRVDQLMYLCWRVLVPFGFLAFIGTAVWELYVRG
- a CDS encoding NADH-quinone oxidoreductase subunit D, which encodes MAEVLNGNAAVRLTQTGLNNYTLEKEIDTDLMTLNMGPQHPSTHGVLRIELVTDGEVVVRATPHMGYLHRCFEKHAEALDYPQILPYTDRMDYLAAMNNEWALCLGVEKLLNIEVPRRVEFMRVIVGELNRIASHIIGITTYGLDIGAFTPFLHAMRDREHILNLLEWLCGARMLYNYIWVGGVSHDFPKKFKERVGEFVKYYRPQINELYSLLTENELFIKRTQNIGNLPANVAINYGCSGPMLRGSGVEWDLRKNDPYSVYPELDFKIITPNPKETDGIIGDCYSRHLVRCKELHESVNIIEQCLDKMPEVPVFDPQAAVPKRVKPPEGEVYARAENPRGEMGYYIVSDGKNTKPYRCKARAASFTNLSVFPELAQGNLISDVVAILGSVDIVLGDIDR
- a CDS encoding NADH-quinone oxidoreductase subunit C; amino-acid sequence: MSQTLLSPAEIHAIIDKEFSGAISALNMNPTMPFFVVKDVDAWQAIAYFMREDSRLQFNYLSCITGVDLGAKESQLSSIYNFQSLGIHYHKITVKVIVPYDNPKIPSVAEIWKTAEWHEREAFDLLGIEYTAHPDLRRILCPDDWEGHPLRKDYKTQETYHGIKVPF